One Candidatus Neomarinimicrobiota bacterium DNA segment encodes these proteins:
- a CDS encoding Lrp/AsnC family transcriptional regulator: protein MLDKKDKIILDLLQDTGRMTAKEVAQHVGLSVPAVTERMKKLMDEGIIRDFRAVVNPKKLGYDVTAFIFVVMASSDHYEELISRAGDLDEVLECHSITGEGSHMLKVRTHDTSSLEALLRELQSWPGVIRTHTMVVMSTFKEETHLPLR, encoded by the coding sequence ATGTTGGACAAAAAAGACAAAATTATTCTTGATCTCCTTCAGGATACGGGACGGATGACGGCAAAGGAAGTGGCTCAGCATGTGGGACTCTCCGTGCCGGCGGTGACGGAGCGGATGAAGAAATTGATGGATGAAGGAATTATTCGCGATTTCCGGGCAGTGGTGAATCCCAAGAAACTCGGCTATGACGTGACGGCATTTATCTTTGTGGTGATGGCCTCATCGGACCATTATGAAGAACTCATAAGCCGCGCGGGCGATCTGGATGAAGTCCTGGAATGCCATTCCATCACAGGGGAAGGATCCCATATGTTGAAAGTGCGGACGCATGACACCTCATCCCTGGAGGCTCTCTTGAGAGAACTCCAGTCGTGGCCAGGAGTGATCCGGACTCACACCATGGTGGTCATGTCCACATTCAAGGAAGAGACCCACCTTCCGCTCCGGTAA
- a CDS encoding NAD(P)/FAD-dependent oxidoreductase codes for MGVDYEVVVIGAGVVGLAVARGLAEQNVSSVLVVEKEDDFGLGVSSRNSEVIHSGIYYPEDSLKLHYCRLGREKLYRFCRANDVWHSQCGKLVVAQKGQEKKLEALYAQARANGVPEIYMMRQKEIRALEPDVSAASALFVGCTGIVSAHELMSAFSRHSTEAGHDLLLKASVVGAEPKGEGYSVAVEGPGEASYEVTTNWVVNAAGLSSDRVAEFLWGSERKDGPTLHYSRGSYFKLSSRWRHRIQHLVYPIPDEEHDSLGIHLSFDQGGNMRLGPSADWLPEPEEDYTVREDDLDMFYTAGRRYLPALKREDLSADFAGIRPKLAEAEGKPSDFYIRQEKDEGYPGWINLIGIDSPGLTAAIAIGEDVVAWIVEA; via the coding sequence ATGGGTGTCGACTACGAGGTTGTTGTCATTGGCGCCGGAGTGGTTGGACTTGCGGTGGCTCGAGGCCTGGCAGAACAGAACGTATCATCCGTATTAGTGGTTGAGAAGGAAGACGATTTTGGCCTGGGTGTCTCGAGCCGGAACAGTGAGGTCATCCATTCGGGTATCTACTACCCGGAAGACTCTTTGAAGCTTCACTATTGTCGTTTGGGCCGGGAGAAGCTCTATCGCTTCTGCCGGGCCAACGATGTATGGCACAGTCAATGCGGGAAGTTGGTGGTGGCACAGAAGGGTCAAGAAAAGAAGCTGGAGGCGCTGTACGCGCAGGCAAGAGCCAACGGGGTTCCCGAGATTTACATGATGAGGCAAAAGGAGATCCGGGCCCTTGAACCCGATGTGTCGGCTGCATCCGCCCTGTTTGTAGGATGTACAGGAATTGTATCGGCTCATGAATTGATGTCCGCTTTTTCTCGCCATTCCACTGAAGCAGGCCACGACCTTCTGCTGAAAGCATCTGTGGTAGGGGCGGAACCCAAAGGGGAGGGCTATTCCGTGGCTGTAGAGGGTCCCGGGGAAGCCTCCTATGAGGTGACCACAAATTGGGTGGTGAATGCAGCGGGACTATCCAGTGATCGCGTGGCGGAATTCCTCTGGGGATCCGAAAGAAAAGACGGGCCCACGCTCCACTATTCCAGAGGCTCCTACTTCAAACTGTCATCCAGGTGGCGCCACAGGATACAGCATCTCGTCTACCCTATCCCTGATGAAGAGCACGATTCTCTTGGGATCCACCTCAGTTTTGACCAGGGAGGGAATATGAGGTTGGGGCCCAGCGCCGACTGGCTCCCTGAACCAGAAGAAGATTATACGGTTCGTGAAGACGACCTGGACATGTTCTACACCGCGGGCAGGCGGTATCTGCCTGCTCTGAAGCGTGAAGATTTGAGTGCGGACTTTGCGGGGATCCGACCCAAGCTGGCGGAAGCGGAAGGCAAACCTTCCGATTTCTACATCCGGCAGGAGAAAGACGAGGGGTATCCCGGTTGGATCAACCTGATAGGGATCGACTCTCCGGGACTGACAGCAGCCATCGCTATCGGTGAAGATGTGGTGGCGTGGATTGTGGAAGCCTAG
- the glnA gene encoding type I glutamate--ammonia ligase: MTPKEFFEFCKANNSEMIDLKFVDLFGSWQHCSFPIDTLDESTFEDGLGFDGSSIRGWQGIHISDMLAVPDPTTTCLDPFFARPTVSVIANIVDPVTKKDYTRDPRHVARKGEEYLRSIGIADICCIGPEPEFFIFDEVRFEQNQHTGMYRIDSIEGAWNTARFEEPNLGYKPSFKGGYFPVSPTDTYHDLRGEMVYEMRKVGIIVEAHHHEVATAGQGEIDMRFEPLLKMADQFMWYKYIIKNVAKQNGKTVTFMPKPIFEDNGSGMHSHFSLWKDGEPLFAGDGYAGLSQLALYAAGGILKHAPAILAFAAPTTNSYRRLVPGFEAPVNLCMSARNRSAAVRIPMYSANPKTKRLEFRCPDPSCNGYLAWTAMLMAAIDGIQNEIDPGEPLDRDIYGMKPEELAGYRHTPASLEDALKTLEGDHEFLTAGEVFTDDLIDTWISWKHDEELAPLAHRPHPFEFHLYYDV; encoded by the coding sequence GTGACACCGAAGGAGTTTTTCGAGTTCTGTAAAGCAAACAATTCCGAGATGATCGACCTGAAATTTGTCGATCTTTTTGGCAGCTGGCAGCATTGTTCATTCCCGATTGATACATTGGATGAGAGTACGTTTGAAGACGGCCTCGGATTTGACGGTTCTTCCATTCGGGGATGGCAGGGAATTCACATATCTGATATGCTGGCGGTACCGGATCCAACCACCACATGCCTGGATCCCTTTTTCGCGAGGCCCACGGTCAGCGTCATTGCCAACATCGTGGATCCTGTGACGAAGAAGGACTACACACGCGATCCACGTCACGTTGCCCGGAAAGGGGAAGAATACCTTCGATCAATAGGTATTGCGGACATCTGTTGCATTGGACCTGAACCCGAGTTTTTCATCTTTGACGAAGTGAGGTTTGAGCAGAACCAGCATACGGGGATGTATCGAATCGATTCCATTGAAGGTGCCTGGAATACGGCGCGCTTCGAAGAACCGAATCTGGGGTACAAACCCAGTTTCAAGGGAGGATATTTCCCGGTGAGTCCCACCGATACTTACCACGATCTTCGCGGAGAGATGGTCTATGAGATGCGCAAGGTGGGGATCATAGTCGAAGCTCACCATCATGAAGTGGCGACAGCGGGCCAGGGCGAGATTGACATGCGATTTGAGCCCCTCTTAAAAATGGCTGACCAGTTCATGTGGTACAAATACATCATCAAGAACGTGGCAAAGCAGAACGGGAAAACGGTAACCTTCATGCCGAAACCCATTTTCGAGGACAATGGAAGCGGGATGCACTCCCATTTTTCATTATGGAAGGATGGTGAACCCCTGTTTGCAGGTGACGGTTATGCCGGATTGAGCCAACTTGCCTTGTATGCCGCGGGTGGCATCCTGAAACATGCGCCGGCGATTCTGGCATTTGCGGCGCCTACCACCAATTCTTACCGCCGATTGGTCCCGGGGTTTGAGGCACCTGTCAATCTGTGTATGTCTGCCAGGAATCGGTCTGCGGCGGTCCGTATCCCCATGTATTCCGCAAATCCAAAAACCAAACGGCTTGAGTTCCGCTGTCCAGATCCCAGTTGCAACGGGTATTTAGCCTGGACGGCCATGCTAATGGCTGCGATCGACGGTATTCAGAATGAAATTGATCCTGGTGAACCTCTGGACCGGGATATCTACGGGATGAAACCCGAAGAATTGGCAGGATACCGTCATACGCCGGCTTCACTGGAGGATGCCCTAAAGACATTGGAAGGTGATCATGAATTCCTCACAGCCGGGGAGGTTTTTACGGACGACCTAATTGACACCTGGATCAGTTGGAAGCACGATGAGGAGCTGGCCCCATTGGCCCACAGACCCCATCCGTTCGAGTTCCATCTGTACTACGACGTGTAG
- a CDS encoding M28 family metallopeptidase: MVYSFPLPVWESPRNILSRLGGKSLIHTRLPIVVLSIHLLSWAAGAGWQPAEGGSPLLTAYEDAANQLISAALADSSAYHRLAYLTDTFGPRFSGTENLEDAIDWILEEMERDGLENVHGEEVMVPRWVRGNEWVELIEPRQKKLDMLGLGGSVGTPPEGITAEVVVVKSFDELTARADEAKGKIILFNVPFITYGETVRYRYGGASAAAKAGAVASLIRSVGPFSMKTPHTGGMGYQEGVPKIPHAAITVEDAMMLQRMADRGQRVVVRLTIEAHFDEDVPSRNVVGEIVGREHPEEVVVLGGHIDSWDVGTGAMDDAGGCVAAWEAVRLMHELNLRPRRTVRVVLWTNEENGLRGGRAYRDTHESELDNHILAMESDNGVFKPLGFGFTGSDGARATVKEIAKFLESIKADSIKEGGAAADIGPLEKEGVPVMSLKVEGSRYFWYHHTWADTIDKLDPHELNLCVAAMLVMAYVVADMEEPLPR; this comes from the coding sequence ATGGTTTACAGTTTTCCCTTGCCTGTTTGGGAATCTCCGCGCAATATCCTGAGTCGTTTAGGAGGGAAGAGTCTTATCCATACAAGGTTACCCATCGTTGTTCTTTCGATTCATCTTTTGAGTTGGGCAGCGGGTGCTGGATGGCAGCCTGCTGAAGGGGGATCTCCCCTGTTGACCGCCTATGAAGATGCTGCCAATCAGTTAATATCCGCCGCCTTAGCTGACAGTTCCGCCTACCATCGTCTTGCCTATCTGACGGACACCTTTGGTCCGCGCTTCAGCGGCACGGAAAACCTGGAAGATGCCATCGACTGGATTCTGGAGGAAATGGAGCGGGATGGCCTGGAGAATGTTCACGGGGAGGAGGTGATGGTTCCCCGGTGGGTGCGTGGCAATGAGTGGGTGGAACTTATAGAGCCGCGGCAGAAGAAGCTGGATATGCTGGGACTGGGTGGAAGCGTGGGGACGCCGCCTGAGGGAATTACGGCGGAGGTAGTGGTCGTAAAGAGCTTTGATGAGTTGACAGCCAGAGCGGATGAGGCCAAGGGTAAGATCATTCTTTTTAACGTCCCCTTTATCACGTACGGTGAAACGGTGCGATACCGCTATGGAGGAGCCAGTGCGGCAGCGAAGGCGGGTGCCGTGGCCAGCCTGATCCGGTCCGTAGGACCTTTTTCCATGAAAACGCCCCACACGGGAGGGATGGGTTACCAGGAGGGTGTGCCGAAGATCCCTCATGCCGCCATCACGGTGGAGGATGCCATGATGCTCCAGCGCATGGCGGACAGGGGTCAGCGAGTGGTGGTGCGCCTCACCATAGAAGCCCACTTTGATGAGGATGTTCCTTCCCGAAATGTGGTGGGGGAGATTGTAGGTCGTGAACATCCGGAAGAGGTTGTGGTTTTGGGAGGTCACATCGATTCGTGGGATGTGGGCACCGGGGCCATGGATGACGCGGGGGGTTGCGTGGCTGCCTGGGAGGCGGTGCGCCTCATGCACGAGTTAAACTTACGTCCCCGGCGGACGGTGCGGGTGGTACTGTGGACCAATGAGGAGAACGGCCTGCGGGGAGGCAGGGCCTACCGGGATACCCATGAGAGTGAACTGGACAATCACATCCTGGCTATGGAATCGGACAATGGAGTCTTCAAGCCCCTGGGCTTCGGTTTTACCGGTTCAGACGGTGCGAGAGCTACCGTTAAGGAGATCGCGAAATTTCTTGAGTCTATCAAGGCTGATTCCATAAAGGAGGGAGGGGCCGCCGCCGATATCGGGCCCCTCGAAAAAGAGGGTGTTCCTGTCATGTCGCTGAAAGTGGAGGGATCCCGTTATTTCTGGTATCATCACACGTGGGCCGATACCATCGACAAACTTGATCCTCACGAGCTCAACCTTTGTGTGGCGGCCATGCTGGTGATGGCCTACGTGGTGGCGGACATGGAGGAGCCTTTGCCCAGATGA
- a CDS encoding aldo/keto reductase yields MINRREFLKSLGGLTAGIVLPRGIWQGNSKDRLGDLLPMRKLGRTGEAVTMLGVGGWHIGRMGEREAQATIEAALEGGVRFFDTAESYQGGGSESRLGRLLIPKYRDDVFIMTKTTAGDAHGVRRHLESSLRRLGTDHLDLWQVHSVRSPRDVDGRIDRGVFDVVMEAKESGKTRYVGFTGHTRPSAHLRVLEELDIFDACQMPVNLADPGYESFIEHVMPELVERKIGILAMKTLANGGFFGGSRHGEHGDNPKLVPDRVSIREAIHFVWSLPVTVLITGPDNAAQLKEKIALARSFSRMDEEERERLIEKVSDLAGPRVEFYKA; encoded by the coding sequence ATGATTAATCGCCGGGAGTTTCTCAAATCGCTGGGAGGTCTCACTGCAGGGATTGTGTTACCCCGTGGTATCTGGCAGGGGAATTCGAAAGATCGCCTGGGAGACCTACTGCCCATGCGCAAGTTGGGACGCACAGGTGAGGCGGTGACCATGCTGGGCGTGGGAGGCTGGCACATTGGGAGGATGGGGGAGCGTGAGGCTCAAGCCACGATTGAAGCGGCCCTGGAAGGAGGAGTGCGCTTCTTCGATACGGCGGAAAGCTACCAGGGAGGCGGGAGTGAAAGCCGGTTAGGCCGGCTCCTCATCCCAAAGTACCGTGACGACGTTTTTATCATGACCAAAACCACCGCCGGGGATGCGCACGGAGTCCGTCGCCACCTGGAAAGTTCGTTGCGTCGATTGGGAACGGACCATTTAGACTTGTGGCAAGTGCATTCGGTGAGGAGTCCTCGGGATGTGGATGGCCGGATCGACAGGGGTGTGTTTGACGTGGTCATGGAGGCGAAGGAATCGGGCAAAACCCGCTATGTGGGCTTTACTGGCCATACCCGCCCTTCTGCCCATCTGCGTGTGTTGGAAGAATTGGATATCTTTGACGCCTGCCAGATGCCCGTGAATCTGGCCGATCCGGGTTACGAAAGTTTTATTGAGCATGTGATGCCCGAGCTGGTGGAACGCAAAATTGGGATACTGGCCATGAAGACCCTGGCCAACGGGGGCTTTTTTGGTGGATCCCGCCATGGGGAGCACGGTGATAATCCCAAGCTTGTACCCGACCGGGTAAGCATTCGTGAGGCGATCCATTTTGTCTGGTCTCTTCCGGTGACCGTCTTGATCACGGGTCCCGACAACGCCGCTCAGCTCAAGGAGAAAATCGCCCTAGCCCGCTCTTTCAGCCGGATGGATGAGGAGGAACGGGAAAGGTTAATCGAGAAAGTTTCAGATTTGGCGGGACCCCGTGTGGAATTTTACAAAGCGTGA
- a CDS encoding class I SAM-dependent methyltransferase — protein MSSERDPEGTEAKYLYELADFNHARVLEIGCGSGRLTWGYANSAKRVVAIDSDDEDLTEVHSDRPPGVTTPVSFAQVDAEALPFPQRTFDLAILAWSL, from the coding sequence ATGTCCTCCGAACGGGATCCAGAAGGAACAGAAGCCAAATATCTGTATGAGCTTGCGGACTTCAACCATGCACGCGTCCTGGAGATCGGATGCGGCAGTGGGCGGCTCACATGGGGCTACGCCAACTCCGCAAAAAGGGTGGTAGCCATCGATTCAGATGATGAGGATCTGACCGAAGTTCATTCTGACCGCCCACCAGGAGTGACCACACCTGTTTCTTTCGCTCAGGTCGATGCCGAAGCACTGCCCTTCCCACAGCGGACGTTTGACCTGGCGATCCTGGCCTGGTCCCTCTGA
- the recN gene encoding DNA repair protein RecN: MLTRLCVKNYALIENLDVTFGTAFSVLTGATGAGKSILIGSMNLILGEKASLEMIRSGTKEAFVEATFEFESPPPEPVRRFLSQGSNVLLLKRQVVEKGRSFAFANDQKITLATLKDVGIVLADLLGQHHHQSLLNPNIHRELLDRFSLDTTVLRDYGETFFRLKKCEQELKETLEQEQLSKERQELYRFQMDEVDKAELQPGERASLREERKVLQNARKIISTAQRISHGLSGEDESALNRLKILLREFESLAELDTSLEDKVSQWKDAVFSLEDLAFDLARYSDSVQADPVRLEWVEDRLRLYSDFAKKYGVSGSESSSDVDSYDAIMNYRDRIEKELKNLENREDRIEKLKGKVESLKAEVFTQGQAISKERAGGAKILKQKIEEELRELGMKGTKFDVQFTPLSQGGSTAEVVSGKKACYAGETGLEDVEFSISPNPGEPLKPLARIASGGEISRIMLALKTVLAKVDNIPLLVFDEIDVGIGGEIASLVGKKLRKLSRSHQIICITHLQQIASQGDHHFRVFKTQKGDRTITKVKVLSQEERVEEIARMIAGEQITDLSLEHAREFLDEAARAQG, from the coding sequence ATGCTCACCCGACTTTGCGTTAAGAACTACGCTCTTATTGAAAATCTGGACGTTACTTTTGGGACTGCTTTCAGCGTTCTCACCGGTGCCACTGGAGCAGGGAAGTCCATCCTCATCGGTTCCATGAACCTGATTCTCGGAGAGAAGGCATCCCTGGAAATGATCCGCAGCGGGACCAAAGAAGCGTTTGTGGAGGCGACCTTTGAATTCGAATCACCCCCGCCCGAACCGGTTCGGCGGTTTCTTTCTCAAGGATCCAATGTCTTGCTACTGAAACGTCAGGTGGTGGAAAAAGGGCGGAGCTTTGCCTTTGCCAATGATCAGAAAATAACTCTCGCTACTCTGAAAGACGTTGGCATAGTGTTGGCGGACCTTCTGGGACAGCACCATCATCAGTCTCTCTTGAATCCCAATATCCATCGAGAACTCCTGGACCGGTTCAGTCTTGATACCACGGTATTAAGGGACTATGGTGAAACTTTTTTCCGCCTGAAAAAATGTGAACAGGAGTTGAAAGAGACTCTGGAACAGGAGCAGCTCTCAAAGGAGCGCCAGGAGCTTTATCGCTTCCAGATGGATGAGGTTGACAAAGCTGAACTCCAGCCGGGGGAACGGGCATCCCTCCGGGAAGAGCGAAAGGTGTTGCAGAACGCCCGGAAAATCATCTCCACGGCTCAACGGATCAGCCACGGCCTCTCGGGAGAGGACGAATCTGCCCTGAATCGATTGAAGATTCTGTTGAGGGAATTCGAGTCGTTAGCGGAACTGGACACCAGCCTGGAAGACAAAGTGTCCCAGTGGAAGGATGCGGTGTTTTCTCTGGAGGACCTGGCTTTCGATCTGGCCCGGTACAGTGATTCTGTTCAGGCAGATCCCGTCCGATTGGAGTGGGTGGAAGATCGCCTCAGGCTTTATTCGGATTTTGCGAAAAAGTATGGAGTTTCCGGTTCTGAAAGTTCAAGTGACGTGGACTCATATGACGCCATCATGAACTATCGTGACAGGATTGAAAAGGAGTTGAAGAACCTTGAGAACCGTGAGGATCGAATCGAAAAACTCAAGGGGAAAGTTGAATCCCTGAAGGCCGAAGTCTTCACGCAGGGGCAGGCTATTTCCAAAGAGCGGGCCGGGGGTGCAAAGATCCTAAAACAAAAGATCGAAGAGGAATTAAGAGAACTTGGAATGAAGGGAACCAAGTTCGACGTTCAGTTCACACCTTTGTCCCAGGGAGGTTCTACTGCGGAGGTTGTTTCGGGCAAAAAGGCTTGTTATGCCGGCGAAACCGGTCTGGAAGACGTGGAATTCTCGATTTCTCCCAATCCAGGGGAACCGCTCAAGCCCCTTGCACGGATCGCCTCCGGGGGTGAAATCTCGCGCATTATGCTGGCCCTCAAAACCGTTCTGGCAAAGGTAGACAATATTCCCCTTTTAGTCTTTGACGAAATCGACGTTGGGATTGGTGGAGAAATTGCATCCCTGGTGGGGAAAAAGCTCAGGAAACTGTCCCGGAGTCACCAGATTATTTGTATCACTCATCTTCAGCAGATCGCTTCCCAGGGTGACCATCATTTTCGTGTTTTTAAAACTCAGAAGGGTGACCGGACGATCACCAAGGTGAAGGTATTATCTCAAGAAGAGCGGGTGGAGGAGATTGCCCGCATGATTGCCGGTGAGCAGATCACCGATCTGTCTCTTGAACACGCCCGGGAATTCCTTGACGAAGCGGCGCGTGCCCAAGGTTGA
- a CDS encoding GNAT family N-acetyltransferase, with the protein MKVIDLTADHKPLYFACLEDWSEEMKEAGDHKERWYNKMKDKGLSVKLAVDDRGEVGGMIQYVPIEHSSVEGSELYFIKCIWVHGHKKGRGNFQKKGMGKALLQAAETDVKVKGAKGLVAWGISLPFWMKASWFKRNGYTKVDKQKGMVLLWKPFTKDAIPPKWIKQKRKPEATPGRVTVTAFLNGWCPAQNIVFERARRAASEFGEKAVFKEINTFVREAFLEWGIADALFIDDKQVRTGPPPSYKKIKKLIAKRVKKI; encoded by the coding sequence ATGAAAGTGATAGACCTAACCGCTGATCACAAGCCTCTGTATTTTGCTTGTCTCGAAGATTGGTCTGAAGAAATGAAAGAGGCAGGGGATCATAAAGAGAGATGGTATAATAAGATGAAGGATAAAGGACTCAGTGTGAAACTTGCGGTAGATGACCGAGGGGAAGTTGGAGGCATGATACAATACGTACCTATAGAACACTCCTCCGTTGAAGGTAGTGAATTATATTTCATAAAATGCATCTGGGTCCACGGTCATAAGAAAGGGAGAGGGAACTTTCAGAAGAAAGGGATGGGGAAGGCTCTGCTTCAGGCTGCAGAAACTGATGTGAAAGTAAAAGGAGCAAAAGGGCTGGTCGCATGGGGCATTTCCTTGCCTTTTTGGATGAAGGCATCATGGTTCAAAAGGAATGGATACACCAAAGTGGATAAACAGAAGGGCATGGTTCTCTTATGGAAGCCTTTCACCAAAGACGCAATCCCCCCCAAATGGATCAAGCAAAAAAGAAAACCTGAAGCAACACCAGGCAGAGTAACGGTAACGGCATTCCTGAATGGGTGGTGTCCGGCTCAGAATATAGTATTTGAAAGAGCCAGGAGAGCCGCATCAGAATTTGGGGAGAAGGCAGTGTTCAAGGAGATCAACACATTTGTCAGAGAAGCTTTCCTGGAATGGGGTATTGCAGATGCCTTGTTTATTGATGATAAACAGGTGCGAACCGGTCCACCACCTTCGTATAAAAAAATAAAAAAACTGATAGCCAAAAGAGTCAAGAAAATATGA
- a CDS encoding TfoX/Sxy family protein, translating into MPVSESYLEYVLEQLECVGQVSAKKMFGGVGLYLDRLFFGLIANDTLYLKVDDSNRSDYEAAGMGPFRPYGDKSHSMKYYEVPIDVLEDSNTLRVWANKALDIAKRKLPVSKRKPN; encoded by the coding sequence ATGCCCGTGAGTGAAAGTTACCTAGAATACGTACTGGAACAACTTGAATGCGTGGGGCAAGTTTCTGCCAAGAAGATGTTTGGCGGAGTTGGACTCTACCTTGACAGGCTGTTCTTTGGACTGATTGCCAACGACACGTTGTATCTTAAGGTTGATGATTCCAATCGGTCTGATTACGAAGCGGCGGGTATGGGACCTTTCAGGCCCTATGGCGACAAGTCCCATTCAATGAAGTACTACGAAGTCCCGATAGATGTATTGGAAGACAGCAATACACTTCGAGTGTGGGCAAATAAGGCATTAGACATAGCAAAACGAAAGTTGCCAGTTAGCAAGAGAAAGCCAAATTAG
- a CDS encoding RpiB/LacA/LacB family sugar-phosphate isomerase translates to MKLAVSTDERTHLVDAVLDELKKRGHKVVYFESEDWPEVTRQAAEQVVNEKADEAIVMCWTGTGCTIAANKIPGIRAALCGDAETAKGARIWNHANVLALSLRATPEAVVKEILDAWFDTPYSDDEWNLKQIERIRKMEQSSRDA, encoded by the coding sequence ATGAAACTCGCGGTGAGCACCGATGAACGGACCCATCTGGTGGATGCGGTGTTAGATGAGCTGAAAAAACGGGGCCACAAGGTGGTCTATTTCGAATCGGAAGACTGGCCGGAGGTGACCCGTCAGGCAGCGGAGCAGGTGGTGAACGAAAAGGCAGACGAAGCCATCGTCATGTGCTGGACAGGTACCGGTTGCACCATTGCCGCGAATAAGATCCCCGGTATCCGGGCGGCCCTCTGCGGCGATGCCGAAACGGCCAAGGGAGCCCGTATATGGAACCACGCCAATGTCCTGGCCTTAAGCCTCCGGGCCACACCGGAAGCCGTGGTGAAGGAAATTCTCGATGCCTGGTTCGATACACCGTACAGCGATGATGAATGGAATCTGAAGCAGATAGAAAGGATTCGGAAGATGGAGCAATCAAGCAGGGATGCCTGA